Genomic DNA from Mus musculus strain C57BL/6J chromosome 11, GRCm38.p6 C57BL/6J:
GAGGTTGGTTTCTCTCAGGTGTATGTACTACTGATGGCTACTAGTAGTTCAGCCTGAACATTTTGTTATCGTTTATGTCCAAATGGAAATTATACAGGCAGTATTTAATGTATTTGGAGAGACATATAATTTGGGTCAGAATTCCCACTCTTAACTGCTAATTcgtgttttttttcttcaaatgtttCTAGGGCCCAGTGTTACCTTTACCAACAACATCTTAGAACCAGTATATTGCCAAGTGTCTGGGGAGTAGAACATGATTTATGTGAAAATTAGTTGGGGGTTTTTcttgagcattttttttcctaaacataGTTCGGATTTCACAAATCCCTTCAACATGTTTCTTAGtaaaaaatgggaaaattaaTAGAATTGTATtagtattattatattttatacttaattACATTAAGTATAAAGGAAACTTAACAGAAAACGGAAAGGGGTTGTAGTGGCAATGGTGCCACGAAATATTTCACCTGGATGGAATCAAAGTCTTTGAtttctaaccaaaaaaaaaaaggggggggacaTTTGAATAGCATTCTCTATTTCTTAAGTATTGGATGAGATTAGAAAAGTAGAAGATCATAATTAACCAGGTTAAAATCCTGAAGGAGTTAACAGGGTATGTTTGCCCATAACAACATACTTAGGAATGTTTCTTATATAAGCTAAAGTGGGTTTGTTGTTTTAGACATATTGACTTTGGGAGATGAGAAGCAACGCTCTAATGGTTTATGCTGGTGTTTTAAACAGGACTAGCTGAATTACACTATTGCTTCTCAAGATTTTTACACCCAACACGGTATTTAATagtacctgtttgtttgtttttttaactttgcaTCAACCACGTACTTACTATGACCTAAGACACATATGTGTGTTGAAATTGGTTCGATTCAATTTGTCATAATGACTTTAATTATTAAACTGGAACTGACAGCCTAGTTAGAAAGCCAAGGAGATCAGCTTGAAGGCTCTCCGCAGGCACTCTCAGCTGTCTCCTCCTGCCTGGCATCTctggttttcattttttccttgctGTGTATCAGCGGTCAGTGGCCAATTCACAGGCAGCCCTGGCATATCGGAGCGCACTCCCACTAGGCTGAGGCGGGCAGGCAGGGAGGGTGCCGAGCAGGCGGGGCGGCCACGGTCAGAGGGAGGGGCCGCGCCCCGGGTTCGGTGACTGCGCCGCGCGCCCGGCTCGCCTAGGCTCCCGGGATGCGCGGAGGCGGCAGCGATGGCGATGATGACTCTAGCCCGGCAGCTTCCAGGCCACCGGGCACAGATAGGGTCACTACTGCGACACGGAGGAGGAAGGGCGGCGCTGAGGCCAGCTGGTAGGTGAGAGGCCGCAAGCCCAGACCGGGAGGATCACACCAGGGTTGTGAGGCGAGCGGGAGCGGGGAGAAGGCTAAGCTTGGCCTGGCCTGGTAGGTTGCGCACCTGTGTTCCTGTGCAGCCTTGCTGTAAGCTCTACACAGACCACAACCCACTGCCTGCATCCAGGCGGAGTCCAAGCATCCCTGGACTAGCCTAGGCCTGTGTTTCCTCCAGTTCTAGGGAGCCCCCTACCCGTTACCAATCACAGTTGGGGATAAACCTGCAATCTCCTACTCCTTTAGTCAATAGTACGATAGTACGCAGTGCTCCACAGACTCCTTATCCCTCCACCAGAGACCCAGATCTTTCCCACCCCATCAGCTATTAGCCTCAATGGATAGATAGTTCAGGTGATTAGAAACAATGGGAGGTTTGAAATATCTCACTGACCTTGGGCAAGTTATTTAGCCTCCCCGTGCTTTTCTAGATCCATTCAAATTAGTGGGAATGGGACAGAACTTAGTTTTGTGTGAgggctgtggaaaaaaaaaaaaaaaaaaaaaaaaagccttccatGAAGAAATTCGGCATTTATTTGGGGTTGGAATACAATGAAATAATCAAGGTCATGAGTTAACTTGTAAGTGTCCTAACGTTTGCTTCAAAAATTAAtaatctctgtgagctcctaggGATCcgggttagttgattctgttggtcttgcccttcagctccctcagtccGTCAACTTTTAGAAtgggaataaaacaaacaaacaaacagcacagtATTAGAGACCCAtcgcccctcccccctcccgccTTCTCTTCCCCCTGTCCCTCCCTACACCTACTCAtgaccccctccctccttccctcaggcTGGCTTTCAAGTAGGTGATACTGCCTTTATGCTCTTGAGAGACTGAGATTACAGgctaccacatccagcttttcacatatttttttgtttatttgttttgcaacagagtgtcactatgtagccttagctggcctggagcttactgtgtagatcaggctggcctccaactcagaaatctgcctccttctgcctcatgaacactgagattaaaggccacaTCCATATTTTACTAAGAGTTGACACTAAGCAATTTGTTAGGAGTTCCTCGTTCTTGCTTCCAGTTACCTCAACATCCTTCCGCAACTGTAATCAGATGTATATTAATTCATTTTGAGAAAAAGTCTCACTATATGTATGTAGTCCAGACTAGTCCTGCCTGGTTTTGTAATCTTGATCCTCTTGGCTCAGCTTCCCCAGATATGTGTCATTATACTCTGCTCATTCTATCTTATCATGGTTAATAAGTATACTTAAACCCAGCATTCtgagctggtgagatgtctccacagaaaaggcatttgccaccaatgCCAAGGACTTACATGATGGAAGCAGAAAGCCAACTTCTACAAATTATCCTCAGAACTCCAAATGTctgcctgtcttagggtttctattgctataataaaacactgtgaccaaagccacttggggagaaaaggtttatttcatcttacagcacaCCATACAAGaaaatcagggcaggaattcaaggtaggaactgatgcagatgccatggaggacTGCTTCTAACTGTCTTGCTTTTTATTGTTTGCTCATCTGTTTTCTTATAGTACTCAGAACCACTGACCCAGGAGTAGAATCATGCATAGAGAGCTGGGCCATCTCCTATCattcatcaatcaagaaaatgtacttgcccacaggccagtctggtgggaGCATtatctcagttgaggctccttcctctaaAATGaccctagcctgtgtcaagttgacatagaactAAAAAACACAGTATAACAGTATAGTATACACTCACCAAATAAATATAGTACAATACAAATATGTTTAAGGCTAgattgtaatttaaaatattatgataCGACTTTTTACATCTTCCAGGACCTATCTATAACCCCAGAAATAAAAAGTAACATGTAGGTATGCATTGGAAATAACATTTAATGTATGTTTAAGAATAGTTAACCACTGACTTTGCTCTAAAGgacggggacacacacacaatttctttttttttttttggtagttgtgtgtgtttgtttgtttatttgttttctaagacagggtttctctgtgtcacagccctgtctgtcctggaactcactttgcagatcaggctggccttgaatttatggagatctgcctgcctatacTTCCCAaatgttggggttaaaggtgtgtgcctccatgtctggcttacatctttatttttgtttttaattttctcttaaaaTCCCAAGAATTAGTATGGAGCTCTGGGTTGAATTTTCTTCCAGTTCCTTTATTGGTTTTGAAGTTTTGTGTTCCAGGAACTTTTACTGGGAACAGCAATTTAATAATTCGTAGGATTGTTTTAATGGTGAAGTAAAGTTTGATAGCTTATATAAGGTTTAAATGTGAGATTATAGCATGTAACAGCCGTACAATAAATGAGAGCTGTTGTAATTTAGTTTTGATCTAAGTATTCCTCTCTTGAGTGTGACCATGTAAGTGTGCATTTGTGTGGGAATGGAGAAGCTTTTGGGGGAAATATGGTAGTATAAAGCCCTGAGAACAAAGCCCCGTACATCATAAATATTCTCTAGATACTAACAATAGTTCTGAGAGGTTTATTGCTCTTATTTCCTAATGTGCATTTctatacttttaaattaaaaatatattgattATCCAACTTTGCACATCATCTTCCCAAcccagggattgaacccaagacctCGTGTGTGCCAGAAAAGTACATTACTGCTAGCTATaacacccaggctggctttgaacttacagtcctcctgcctctgtcctgagtagctgggattacagcctgtgccaccactccagactcaattcccccctcacacacacacttccctctctctctcctttcttttccatgaTTACTTTGTGCCTAATCATCTCATCTTTTACATCTAGTGCTTGGGTCTTGTAACTTCCACGGTTCCATTTCATTATCCCCTGCTTTATTTGTCTAAGCACCTTGGTTCCAGGCTCTTATCATTTCCCTGGACCAAATTCCTGCTACTctggtttgtctttttcccttctcATAAATTAACtccaagaaacttttttttttttttagccaacagtaaaatgctgtctttttgcaCTGTAACAATATCAAAAGGGTTCACAAAGAGGCATgcagtctttttttattttttttagtttataatatttttaatttttaaaaaattttttattaggtattttcctcatttacatttccaatgctatcccaaaagtcccccatacccacccccccaatcccctacccacccactccccctttttggccctggcgttcccctgtactggggcatataaagtttgcgtgtccaatgggcctctctttccagtgatggccgactaggccatcttttgatacatatgcagctagagacaagagctccggggtactggttagttcataatgttgttccacctatatctttctttcttttttttttaattaggtattttcttcatttacatttccagtactatcccaaaagtcccccatgccctcccccccactcccctacccacccactcccacttcttggccctggcgttcccctatactgaggcatataaagtttgcaagaccaatgggcctcttttccactgatggccgactaggccatcttctgatacatagagGCATGCAATCTTAAACTAGAAATAGTAAGAGCTCTCCATTATTACTTAACTCTAATCATTGATaagcaaatgttctgaatttATACTTTTATCTCTCATAAAACTtagtttgaaaatgtattttacagAAAAGTGAATGTCACATTGCAGTGAAGAAAATCACCATAGTGTGTGTTCTGCAGTCCACAGTCAATGCAACAGCAGCCACGGCTGCTTCTGGCTTAATGAGGGACACGGTGGTCACATGGCTCTCCCAGAACTGATCTGACTGATTCTCACTGCCAAGTCTGTATCTGTTTAAATGCTGAGAGACTTCTGCTCTAGATAGACCATAGTAGTTGTTTGGAGCCACAGTAATCATTTATTGACTAGATCCAGTCTGCACCTCCTGATCCAACAGCTAAAAGGTTGGCACCTGGAGGCCACTGAGATCCAGCTCCAGGTGGGGCTTAAATATTCTGAGCATAGGCTCTGGACCTCCTGAGCGTCTTTGGTTGTCCCTGCAATGTTACATAAAAGCAAATGTTTTCCAGTTGTTAAGAGCAGAACACTAAATGTTATCTATTGTGCTGGATTCTTCTTTGGGAGAGGACAGATGGCAAACCATACACATCTTTGGGGCTGGGAACAGTGAAGATTGTGTGACTATATATTAAATGTCCTtgcatatgaaagaaaaatgactaTAGATAGAAAGAAGGAGCAGAAAGTTTAGTCTTTTAAGGTGCCAGGTGTTTCTTATGTACATTCAGCAGCTAGaacaacacacacatgtaaagtTTCGTGAAAAATGCAGAATATATACCTCTAATTTGGTGGTGAGGAAGAGCAATACatacttttaaccactaagccatgtcCCTAACCCTCATagtggagtgtatgtgtgtgtgtgtgtgtgtgtgtgtgtgtgtgtgtgtgagagagagagagagagagagagagaggaatagagaggtaacaaaaatactttttaagCTAGACAGGTGCAGTACATTGTGCACCTCTTCACACAGCAAAGTATTACTTTGCACCTCAGAAATTACAAACATAATCTCAGACACCTTTTGTTACTTGATTTCTTCGTCTTTCAAATGTAGTCCTTCATGAATCTCTTTTCCAAAGGAGATTTTCAATTGGTCAAGAACTTAACTCTCAAACTAGTAAAAGAAGTAAATGCTGAGAAATAAAGATTCCTCTCTAGAAAAAAATTGGATTTGTCAGTGATTTCTGAGCTAAAGGGCCATATTATGTATCAATACCCTCCTGTTTAAATTTCAAGCACATTGTGTTGCTTGCCTGCCTTCTATTGCAGAGACCTAGTCTCCATTTCCCAAGCTGTTCATTCTTCTCCTTGCCCCTCATCTTTCACCCAGCTGTCTTCTCCACACCAAAGCCCCCTTCACCATTGCTCAGCTTCTTCCCCCTGTCCCTGGCTTTAGTCTCTGCAGTCACACAGATGTAACTATTCCAGGAAGAGACAGTCAACTTCCAATGGAGAGGTCGTATTCCTGTGTGTTTCCATTGCCTGGTTTCAATGCCTTTTCTGTATTAGACCTTGTAACATGGttttcaaagcaatagaaatggAAATTTTGAATTTTGTAAAACAGAATGCAATTGCTAGCTCACTAATCCATTTCTGTCTCTGGGTGtacttttttttatgtgtgtgtgtgtgtgtttgtgtgtgtgcaggcttaTCTTCTTTGGCACATGCTCGTCGTCTGTGAGCTGAGATCCTGACTCTTTTCCTgctgaatttatttttttgagaacacAAGAAAGAGACACCTCTCTCTGAAGATGAACACAAGTGCCCCGCTTCAGAATGTCCCCAATGCCACCTTGCTAAACATGCCTCCCCTGCACGGGGGAAATAGCACTTCTCTCCAGGAAGGTCTTCGAGATTTTATCCACACAGCCACCTTGGTGACCTGCACTTTTCTGCTTGCCATCATCTTCTGTCTAGGCTCTTATGGAAATTTTATtgtcttcttgtctttctttgaCCCATCCTTCAGGAAGTTCAGAACCAACTTTGATTTCATGATCTTGAACCTGTCTTTCTGTGATCTGTTCATCTGTGGGGTCACAGCCCCCATGTTCACCTTCGTGCTGTTCTTCAGCTCAGCCAGTAGCATCCCAGATAGCTTCTGCTTCACCTTCCACCTTACCAGCTCAGGCTTCGTCATCATGTCCCTCAAGATGGTGGCTGTGATTGCTCTGCACCGGCTCCGGATGGTGATGGGGAAGCAGCCTAATTGTACAGCCTCCTTTTCCTGCATCTTGCTCCTTACCCTTCTTCTCTGGGCGACCAGCTTTACACTTGCCACCTTGGCTACACTGAGAACCAATAAGTCCCACCTGTGTCTCCCCATGTCCAGTCTTATGGATGGGGAAGGGAAAGCCATTCTGTCTCTGTATGTTGTTGACTTTACCTTCTGTGTTGCTGTGGTGTCTGTCTCTTATATTATGATTGCTCAAACCCTTCGGAAAAATGCTCAAGTAAAAAAGTGCCCCCCGGTGATCACAGTTGATGCTTCCAGACCACAGCCATTCATGGGGGCCTCTGTGAAGGGAAATGGAGATCCCATCCAGTGCACCATGCCAGCTCTGTATAGGAACCAGAATTATAACAAACTGCAGCACAGTCAAACTCATGGATACACTAAGAATATCAACCAGATGCCAATCCCCTCAGCCAGTCGACTCCAGCTGGTATCAGCCATCAACTTCTCTACTGCCAAGGATTCCAAAGCCGTGGTCACCTGTGTGGTCATCGTGTTGTCAGTCCTGGTGTGCTGTCTTCCTCTTGGGATTTCCCTGGTGCAAATGGTTCTGTCTGACAATGGCAGTTTTATCCTTTACCAGTTTGAACTGTTTGGATTTACTCTGATATTTTTCAAGTCAGGATTAAATCCTTTTATATATTCTCGGAACAGTGCTGGGCTGAGAAGGAAAGTACTCTGGTGCCTGAGATACACTGGCCTGGGCTTTCTCTGCTGCAAACAGAAAACTCGACTTCGGGCCATGGGAAAAGGGAACCTTGAAATCAATAGAAACAAATCTTCTCATCATGAGACAAACTCTGCCTACATGCTGTCTCCAAAACCACAGAGAAAATTTGTGGACCAGGCTTGTGGCCCAAGTCACTCAAAGGAAAGTGCAGCGAGTCCCAAAGTTTCTGCTGGACATCAACCCTGTGGTCAAAGCAGTTCCACACCCATCAACACTAGGATTGAACCTTACTATAGCATCTATAACAGCAGCCCTTCCCAGCAGGAGAGCGGTCCGGCAAACTTGCCTCCAGTGAACTCTTTTGGGTTTGCCAGTTCCTACATCGCCATGCACTATTACACCACCAATGATTTGATGCAGGAATATGACAGCACGTCAGCAAAACAAATTCCTATCCCCTCTGTTTAACATGGCCAGCGAGTCTGGAGGGAATGGTTTTCTATTCTAACTAAGCAAGCCTTTAAAAGAGTTTGCAAAGCAAAACCTGGACTCAACTGAACACTTGacaatttgattttcttttgtttataataTTAGTATCTGGGTTGGCTTCATGGTTTCTTGACATTTTAAGATTTGATGTAAAAGTTTATTTCAACTTCTACTCTAATCTATGTCCCAATACTTTATATTAAACTGCTAAGAAGATGCTAGGATCTATCCTACTGATGACCTTTTAAGTCAGTATTATGGGACTTTAGATATGTATTggctacattttctttctttccatttatttatttactcactttatatcctgattgaagccccacctctcctcccagtacccgcTCACATGGCCCTTCTCCCAATTCCTACTACCCTTTATTTCTGAAAAGGGGGAGGTTCCTCCTGGGtaaccaacccaccctggcacctcaagtcactgcaggactaggtataTCCTCTGCCACTaaggccagacatggcagcccaATTACGGGAGCAGGATTCACAGACAGGAAATAGAGTCAGGGACAACCACTGCTCTATttgttgggagacccacatgaagaccaagctgttaCAAATGTGCTGGTGAGCCTAGGTCCAGCTCATatgtgctctttagttggtggttcagtctctgggagccttcAAGGGTCAGGTTAGTTGCCTCTGTTGGTATTCTGAAGGGGTACCTATTCCCTCcaggttcctcaatccttcccccaactcattCACAAGACTTCCCAGGCTCAGTCTAATGTTTCGCTGTGgtactctgcatctgtttctgtcaacTGCTATAATTtggctacattttttaaaatgtgtttgaaaaaaaaatgatctttctgaagtgttatttttataaaaatatggaaTTTGTGTTTTTGAAGTACTGAAACAGCAAACAGTGTACTTTTTTTGGTGGCAAGTGATTTAAATAAAAAACTTACTATTAAAGCAAAAAATAGAAGTGTGTTACCTGCACCTTTGGCCTCATTAAAATTCTCACCCATTGTTAGGCATTGCCTTTATAAGACAGTAGCCTAATAATACAGAGCTACGATTCTTGTCACTTTTACTGTACAGCATTGTTCTATGTGAGTTGAGTAGCTAGCTTCACAAAGTTTTTTGGTAGTTATAAGTTAATTACTGTTTCAGAAGAACCTTGTTTATTCCAAAATCCTATACTAGTAGAGGATTGTACTACAGTAGGGGGCACCATTCTGAGAGAACAGACATGATGTGTCAGCCTCAGCAGTTTGTTTGTGGAAGACGGGTACATTTTGATCATGCATTCAACACTAGCTTCCTAGAGATGCAATTGGGAGGTTTGGCTTGGGCTTTCCTTGTTTATGAAGACAGTTTAGTAGCTAATCACCTGACAGCATTCACACAGATATTcagaaataacatttttatttaaatattgctatggaaaataatttctgaaataTTAATAGATCTATTGATATTTTCAGATTGAGTTttttaggttttgggtttttttctcattctttttttatagGGCTGGAGCTTGGACCCAGGGTCATGCATATTAAGCAACCAATTTACCACTGAACTACTTCCTGATCCCCAAactaattgttttatattttctcattgACCTTAAATTAGAAATGAGCAACCATATTATTCTTACTCCTGAAACTAATTTATTAGGTACTCTAATATAAAAACATCTTTGTCATGCAGCTAGAATGGGAACTTACTAGAATTTTGAAACACTAAGAGACTTAAAATAGGATATCTTTACAAACTATTGTACCCAACTATTATTCCCTATTCTTGAAGTTCAAGGAACAGAAGGTGCTCAGTTCAGAGTACCCTCTCCCAGGCTCTTCCAGTCTCCAGGATCATGGAAGATGCTGAGAGGTGGAGAAGCTCCTTAGACAGAACTGGCCTAGCCTCCTGTAGCCACAATGCCTTCTAATGCACTCCAGTCAGGTCTGTTTCAGAGATTTAAGTATGAGGACAAGATTTTCAAATTCACCTTTTAGATCTGGCCTGCctacttttccccttctcttcctcttttctcttcctttctttattcttgcTATAAAGTTTAATAGCCTATCCATTCTCCTTTATTTTGGTAGCTGGATACTCTTTTTGGAAGTCACTCTTACCTATTTCAATGGTGtttttatagattcaatacaacATGGTTCTCACTAATACTCCCATGAGACAGATAAAGTACAGAGCTCTTTTCAACAAAGAATTAAGGCATTTGAGAGATCCTCTTccaaaattatttaaagaattttagCAAATTACCATTAAACTTTGTCTTAATTGCAAACCTAGTATTTAGTCCAGTAAAGCAAATAAGTTTGTATTCAACAACAAGGTCATTTACACTTTAAAAGTATATATCTCTGGGTCTTGGAAGATGgctaagaggttaagagcacttcttcttccaaaggacccaggttcaattctcacgTAACCCACCATGATATACATGATACATAGACatgtatacaggcaaaacacgcatacatataaaataaaattaaatctttaaaatatttgaaagtattcatcataaaaatgtatacatctcttttgattttttgtttttgttttttgagacagggtttctctgtgtagccctggctgtcctggaactcactctgtagaccaggctggcctcgaactcagaaatctgcctgtctctgcctaccaagtgctgagattaaaggtgtgtgccaccacacctagctggtATGCATCTCTTTGAGGGAGAATTACTACctacaaatattttaatattagctTTTGTGACCAGTGAGTTTGAAACTATTTGACCAACATGGGGCCCATCtttgataaataaaaattataacataAAGAAGACAAAGCATATACATAGAAAgcatttggtttctttgttttcatcAAAGAAATCATTGATTTGATTTTCATGAACTATATAGTGGGCTAGATTCTTGGCTCCCCTCCCATCTGCATATAGAGATGTAACCTGTTTCTTCATAAtctatatatgtctgtctatAACAGTATACTCACAATATTGGTATAGATAGACATATATAACTTTTATCTTCATAAGGGCTAAAAATTTTATCTTAAAGTAATGAGAATTTAATTGAGTATGATTAATGTGtagaaaacattaatttttttctcttgatacTTACTGTATGCAAAGTATGTGTCtctaaaacattttataataagTGTCCTTATGTTAACCCTTGAGCcaaatttttatttctgatgttttaatgtactttaaaaataagtttggaaaataaaaattttgaaaatccCAActttggggggggttggtttttttttttttttgtagttgttttgttttgttttgtttgtttttgagacagggtttttctatatagTGTGGGCTAGTTTCAAGCTCACTCTGCTGCTGCTTTCTCATCACTGAGATTACAGCGGTATGCTAGCACACTGTGCTGA
This window encodes:
- the Gpr75 gene encoding probable G-protein coupled receptor 75 isoform X1; amino-acid sequence: MNTSAPLQNVPNATLLNMPPLHGGNSTSLQEGLRDFIHTATLVTCTFLLAIIFCLGSYGNFIVFLSFFDPSFRKFRTNFDFMILNLSFCDLFICGVTAPMFTFVLFFSSASSIPDSFCFTFHLTSSGFVIMSLKMVAVIALHRLRMVMGKQPNCTASFSCILLLTLLLWATSFTLATLATLRTNKSHLCLPMSSLMDGEGKAILSLYVVDFTFCVAVVSVSYIMIAQTLRKNAQVKKCPPVITVDASRPQPFMGASVKGNGDPIQCTMPALYRNQNYNKLQHSQTHGYTKNINQMPIPSASRLQLVSAINFSTAKDSKAVVTCVVIVLSVLVCCLPLGISLVQMVLSDNGSFILYQFELFGFTLIFFKSGLNPFIYSRNSAGLRRKVLWCLRYTGLGFLCCKQKTRLRAMGKGNLEINRNKSSHHETNSAYMLSPKPQRKFVDQACGPSHSKESAASPKVSAGHQPCGQSSSTPINTRIEPYYSIYNSSPSQQESGPANLPPVNSFGFASSYIAMHYYTTNDLMQEYDSTSAKQIPIPSV